In a single window of the Acyrthosiphon pisum isolate AL4f chromosome X, pea_aphid_22Mar2018_4r6ur, whole genome shotgun sequence genome:
- the Eif1 gene encoding eukaryotic translation initiation factor 1 has protein sequence MSIQNLNVFDPFADANKGADDDVQDGLVHIRIQQRNGRKTLTTVQGLSSEYDLKKIVRACKMEFACNGTVVDHPEYGEVLQLQGDQRENICQWLTKCGLAKSDQLKVHGF, from the exons ATGTCAATCCAAAATCTCAACGTATTTG accCGTTTGCTGATGCAAACAAGGGTGCAGACGATGACGTACAAGACGGGCTTGTTCACATAAGAATTCAACAGCGTAATGGTCGTAAGACATTAACAACGGTTCAAGGTCTGTCGTCGGAATATGACTTGAAGAAGATTGTACGAGCTTgcaaaatg gagtTTGCTTGCAACGGCACAGTAGTTGATCATCCCGAATATGGCGAAGTGTTACAATTACAAGGGGACCAGCGAGAAAACATTTGCCAATGGTTAACTAAATGTGGTCTTGCCAAGTCTGATCAACTCAAGGTCCATGGTTTCTAA
- the LOC100574767 gene encoding snRNA-activating protein complex subunit 3-like: MDSSNSILGCYIFKSINLRRFKTENANKDQIEISDDISDQKVFEKLKSINPDIDLSTIADDVKNWDEELDKYNFQEIYDSPDLLCTSLVVPMYSPLIKNKNHKFNQTKKTKLYTSLPTFSPKGNILPGQTLLISILAYHPFHEKKNQIPNETDIPCCKNTIQFYDTQTLQDLKQVFKCKNEESEISGDVSNNIHKPLEFIENSDLKHGSFYINNNIYVDSSLVSMEYTETMKKWACDHGHTIDNILSIDTQLLDLEVCIGQPYVYQHLGRCEHLFIFNEINIAKFNDWLIQSKYPRVVSVEKEKLQKCIFCRKTVATIVMLSENDRTLQTVNHMCKHCFESYNYDDFEYVRTEKGVRSGDRVTQSLLSAVF, translated from the exons GGCGCTTTAAGACTGAGAATGCAAACAAAGATCAAATAGAAATATCAGATGATATCAGTGATcagaaagtatttgaaaaattaaaatcaattaatccAGATATTGATTTATCTACTATAGCAGATGATGTAAAAAATTGGGATGAagaattagataaatataattttcaagaaaTTTATGATTCGCCAGATCTATTATGTACTAGTCTTGTTGTTCCTATGTACAGCcccctaattaaaaataaaaatcacaaattcAATCAGActaagaaaacaaaattatatacttcACTTCCCACATTTTCTCCAAAAGGTAATATTTTGCCCGGTCaaactttattaatttcaattttagcgtatcatccatttcatgaaaagaAAAACCAAATTCCTAATGAAACAGATATTCCATGTTGTAAAAATACCATTCAATTTTATGACACACAAACTCTTCAAGATTTGAAACAAGTATTCAAGTGTAAAAATGAAGAAAGTGAAATCAGCGGAGATGTTAGTAATAACATTCATAAAccattag aattcataGAGAACTCAGATTTGAAGCACGGTtcgttttacataaataataacatttatgttGACTCTTCGCTTGTATCAATGGAGTATACTGAAACAATGAAAAAATGGGCTTGTGATCATGGACACACTATTGACAATATACTATCTATAGATACACAACTTTTGGATTTGGAGGTATGCATCGGTCAACCGTATGTTTACCAACATTTAGGACGTTGTGAacatctatttatatttaatgaaatcaaTATTGCTAAATTTAATGATTGGCTTATCCAGTCCAAATATCCGAGAGTTGTTAgtgtagaaaaagaaaaattacagaAATGTATATTTTGCCGTAAAACTGTAGCTACTATCGTTATGCTGAGCGAAAATGACAGGACTCTACAAACTGTAAATCATATGTGTAAACATTGTTTTGAATCGTATAACTATGATGATTTTG AATATGTGAGGACAGAAAAGGGTGTTAGAAGTGGTGATCGTGTGACACAATCACTATTGAGCGccgttttttaa